A region of Denticeps clupeoides chromosome 19, fDenClu1.1, whole genome shotgun sequence DNA encodes the following proteins:
- the lrrc51 gene encoding leucine-rich repeat-containing protein 51 produces MHWAPVDLSFKSLNNVEDALNVEPNQRQQELRRGKDGTFCSRIVRLSNNNISELTGLINTVSVLLSQPAQLAWLDLSFNKISRIDPMLTELQQLRVLYLHGNSIVRLCEVDKLGSLPFLHTITLHGNSVENKCGYRGYVIANLLHLKSMDFNGITKQERLMASLQHKRRNLHKLTSSSL; encoded by the exons ATGCATTGGGCTCCTGTGGACTTATCATTTAAATCACTCAACAATGTCGAAG ATGCCTTGAATGTGGAGCCCAATCAGAGACAGCAAGAGCTAAGGCGGGGCAAGGATGGGACGTTCTGCAGCAGGATAGTGCGGCTCAGCAATAACAACATCTCCGAGCTGACAGGTCTGATCAACACCGTGTCTGTATTGCTCAGCCAGCCAGCACAGCTGGCCTGGCTTGACCTGTCCTTCAATAAGATCTCTCGCATAGACCCT ATGCTCACAGAACTACAACAGTTGCGTGTTCTgtatctccatggcaacagcattGTTAGGCTGTGTGAGGTGGATAAACTGGGATCACTGCCGTTTCTGCATACAATCACCCTTCATGGCAATAGTGTGGAGAACAAGTGTGGATACAG gGGATACGTCATTGCAAACCTCCTTCACTTAAAGTCCATGGATTTTAATGGCATTACCAAGCAAGAGAGGCTGATGGCCAGCCTCCAGCATAAGCGTCGCAACCTGCACAAGCTCACAAGTAGCAGTCTGTAG
- the lamtor1 gene encoding ragulator complex protein LAMTOR1, with the protein MGCCYSSETEPTEQDGDERKPLIPHPNLDSKPPNGTEQNPTLPSSNRPDEQALLNIILQRTALNIIDVSAADSQGMEQHEYMDKARQYSTKLAVLSSTLCQKKPLPLPSLTSQPHQVLASDLLPSSDVQQVCKIAAYAYSAISQIKVDAKEDLVVQFAIP; encoded by the exons ATGGGTTGCTGTTACAGCAGCGAGACCGAACCTACAGAGCAG GATGGAGATGAGCGGAAGCCACTGATCCCACACCCCAACCTCGACAGCAAGCCACCAAATGGGACTGAACAAAACCCCACCCTGCCATCTTCCAACCGGCCAGATGAACAGGCACTGCTAAACATCATCTTACAGAGAACAGCACT GAACATCATCGATGTATCAGCTGCAGATTCTCAGGGAATGGAGCAGCATGAGTACATGGACAAAGCTAGGCAGTACAG CACTAAGCTGGCTGTTCTCAGCTCAACTCTTTGTCAGAAGAAGCCActgcccctcccctccctcaccAGCCAACCTCACCAAGTGCTTGCCTCAGATCTCCTGCCTTCATCTGATGTACAGCAG GTGTGTAAGATTGCTGCCTATGCCTACAGCGCCATCTCACAGATCAAGGTGGACGCCAAGGAAGACCTAGTGGTGCAGTTTGCAATCCCATGA